In Sesamum indicum cultivar Zhongzhi No. 13 linkage group LG8, S_indicum_v1.0, whole genome shotgun sequence, the sequence CCAGCCCAGCAAAGTTGTCGATTGGTTGCTTGACGCGACTAAGGACGAAATCGACAAGCTCCCTCCTCTCCCTATGATCCCTGGAAGTTTCACACCGTTCCATCAACCAACACTAGCTTGCCAAGATTCATCAGGAACCATTAACCCTCAAAACCCCATGTCCCATTTTCTTGCTACTAATCATCCCTTCGCCAAGAATTTAGGGATTAGTACTCCAAGAAAAGATGGGATCATCAAGATAGACGAGGATGAGAAGGAAATGTCGACAACAGGAAAGGAAAAGTGGATTTTTCCACAACAGGAGCAAGAAAATCAAGAGGGTTTTGGAGGATTTGTAGCTCAACTTTCAGCACAAAACCTCTTCCCACTGAGCAATATCAATCATCAGTCATCGTCCATACCGAACTTGGGCTACAACTCTTACTTCCATTGTTGGGATCCTCCAAACCTGTCATTATCTCAATTTGGAGGAGGGTTTACTTTCCCAAATCAAACAGatgagcagcagcagcagcagcccTACAATACGCTTTCAACGTTTAATCTACCGACGAGCTCTCAGCTCTATTTCTGCCCTTCTGCAACAGCTCTGCCAGCTTCTATCATCCCTTCTTTTCCTTCATACATCAGTACCCCTTCACTGGACAACTATGGGTTGAGACAAttcaatcatcatcatcagttGCAGCAAAATCCACAGCTTCTGCCCACAACAACCCTTCACTTGATCAATCCCACCATGAAGTCCTTCGCCCTCAATGTCAACTCTAAAACGGTTAATCATTCACAGGATCAGAAAGCTGCTGATGAAAGACGGAACAAAGACCACAGAAATAGTTAATTCCTGAAAGTTTTACATGATTCGGTAGTGCTAATTACCTtggaagaaacaaattaagaaGGGCTCACGTGGGATCAATACTTCAGAGATAAATTGCAACGCCGTACAGTAAGAATTTCTTctgtcttaattaatttttatgcgatatatatatatatatataaatactggaaaaatgtgatttatt encodes:
- the LOC105168872 gene encoding transcription factor TCP5 — encoded protein: MMAMNPREKDFQAKRDGDPNYNKFPKFTSSSRQWSSYKNPRIIRVSRDFGGKDRHSKVCTLRGLRDRRIRLSVPTAIQLYDLQDKLGLSQPSKVVDWLLDATKDEIDKLPPLPMIPGSFTPFHQPTLACQDSSGTINPQNPMSHFLATNHPFAKNLGISTPRKDGIIKIDEDEKEMSTTGKEKWIFPQQEQENQEGFGGFVAQLSAQNLFPLSNINHQSSSIPNLGYNSYFHCWDPPNLSLSQFGGGFTFPNQTDEQQQQQPYNTLSTFNLPTSSQLYFCPSATALPASIIPSFPSYISTPSLDNYGLRQFNHHHQLQQNPQLLPTTTLHLINPTMKSFALNVNSKTVNHSQDQKAADERRNKDHRNS